In one window of Cellulophaga sp. HaHa_2_95 DNA:
- a CDS encoding DoxX family protein, which yields MKYLKILYWIGTALLSAIMLFSIQMYLLNTAAIQGAFIALGYPAYLVYPLAFAKILGLVAILGNFNTSLKQWAYAGFFFNISLAFFAHIAANDGQYLFALLAFIGLIISYFAGKKARP from the coding sequence ATGAAATACCTTAAAATTCTCTATTGGATTGGAACTGCATTATTATCTGCAATTATGCTATTTTCCATTCAAATGTACTTATTAAATACAGCAGCAATACAAGGTGCATTTATAGCATTAGGATACCCTGCTTACTTGGTGTATCCCTTAGCTTTTGCTAAGATCTTAGGCTTAGTTGCTATCCTTGGTAATTTTAATACATCTTTAAAACAATGGGCATATGCAGGCTTTTTCTTTAATATCAGTTTAGCATTTTTTGCACATATAGCTGCTAACGATGGGCAATATTTATTTGCACTATTAGCCTTTATAGGATTAATAATTTCTTATTTTGCGGGTAAAAAGGCAAGGCCGTAA
- the rsmI gene encoding 16S rRNA (cytidine(1402)-2'-O)-methyltransferase, which produces MGKLYIVPTPIGNLEDITLRAIRVLKEADLILAEDTRTSGKLLHHLEISTHMQSHHMHNEHKTVDAIVKRMQAGDTIALISDAGTPAISDPGFLLTRACVEHQIEVDCLPGATAFVPALVNSGLPNDKFVFEGFLPVKKGRQTRLLLLAEEPRTIIFYESPHKLVKTLGNFVEYFGADRQVSVSRELTKLYEETIRGTAEEVLKHYTDKPPKGEIVIVVAGKTKQK; this is translated from the coding sequence ATGGGAAAACTCTATATTGTACCAACACCAATAGGAAATTTAGAAGACATTACACTAAGAGCCATACGTGTATTAAAAGAAGCAGATTTAATTCTAGCGGAAGATACGCGTACGAGTGGTAAACTATTGCATCATCTTGAAATCTCAACGCATATGCAGAGTCACCATATGCATAACGAGCATAAGACGGTAGATGCCATTGTTAAACGTATGCAAGCAGGAGATACTATTGCTTTAATTTCTGATGCCGGTACGCCAGCAATTTCGGATCCAGGGTTTTTGTTAACTAGAGCTTGTGTAGAGCATCAGATAGAGGTAGATTGTCTTCCCGGAGCTACGGCTTTTGTTCCTGCATTAGTAAATAGCGGATTGCCTAATGATAAGTTTGTCTTTGAAGGGTTTCTACCTGTCAAAAAGGGAAGACAAACAAGGTTATTGCTGCTCGCGGAAGAACCAAGAACTATTATATTTTATGAGTCACCACATAAGCTTGTGAAAACACTTGGAAATTTTGTAGAATACTTTGGTGCAGATCGGCAAGTTTCTGTTTCTAGAGAATTAACCAAACTGTATGAAGAAACAATACGAGGCACGGCAGAAGAAGTATTAAAGCATTATACAGATAAGCCGCCTAAAGGAGAGATCGTAATTGTTGTTGCCGGTAAAACCAAACAAAAATGA
- a CDS encoding HopJ type III effector protein: protein MKITEFKSKLENTPKEIEFSETVAVIEEHYNFSPTAFTNGALKNAAGENSGSCKLFAFAVDQELTKEQTLAAFGAFYFKDVLKDIEGNGHQNIRNFMATGFEGLHFDGIALIQK, encoded by the coding sequence ATGAAGATAACAGAGTTTAAAAGTAAATTAGAAAATACCCCTAAAGAAATTGAATTTTCTGAAACGGTGGCTGTCATAGAAGAGCATTATAATTTTTCTCCTACAGCATTCACTAACGGAGCATTGAAAAATGCGGCAGGTGAAAATTCAGGATCGTGTAAATTATTTGCTTTTGCAGTAGATCAAGAATTGACCAAGGAACAGACTTTAGCTGCTTTTGGTGCTTTTTATTTCAAGGATGTTTTGAAGGATATCGAAGGAAACGGGCATCAGAATATTCGAAATTTTATGGCGACAGGTTTTGAAGGATTACATTTTGATGGTATTGCTTTAATCCAAAAGTAA